The following proteins are encoded in a genomic region of Variovorax paradoxus:
- the ligD gene encoding DNA ligase D: protein MVRANPLKRYKEKRNFGLTPEPEEGGASAPGTLQFVVQKHWASRLHYDFRIELDGAMKSWAVPKGPSYDTHDKRMAVHVEDHPISYNQFEGVIPPKQYGAGKVIIWDKGTWTPIGDARKGYKAGNLKFELHGYKLRGRWALVRMHGNKDDKQDAWLLIKEHDDYARPAAEFSVVDQFPDSVAEMPMPTLAGAASAPAPATAPSRAKRGKAPGGGMPADAVKAATPAKLSPLLATLVDGPPPDPGNWLYEIKFDGYRLLARIDEKKDVQLITRNGHDWSSRMPQLVRAIKGMKLKPGWLDGEIVVLNDAGSTDFQALQNAFDKEKTSNIVYFLFDLPYYDGYDLTGVPLVERRALLQTLLAKAPPEIRFSEIFDAPPEDIVASACKIGLEGVIGKRKSSTYASRRSPDWIKLKCSRRQEFVIGGYTDPKGSRVGIGALLIGVHDEKGDLIYSGAVGAGFNGRTLNEMLERLKPLGTDERPFKNPTENDRRAHWVKPVLLAEVTFSEWTKDGHVRHPVFHSVRTDKPAKAIVREKPVHQAAAKRKAEAPPEPEAGATMPANFKVSHADRVVDPTTGITKVEVVRFYGLVAPLMMEHLKGRPVSFVRAPQGIQGQLFFQKHLELGQMAGVRQLDAALWPKHPELIEVANPLGLLSAAQMNVIELHTWNGVKTLIGKPDRMTFDLDPGEGVGWPMVLQAAELMRVVLEELGLPAFCKTSGGKGLHVVVPLKRQYDWDTVKDFSQAIVRHMARTVPQMFVAKSGPSNRVGRIFIDYLRNGFGATTVCAWSVRARPGMGVSVPVEWPEVPSLTSGAQWTLRNIHARLDRGNEPWAGYAKAAISPGAAMKRLGFEAGAAKLRVR, encoded by the coding sequence ATGGTGCGCGCAAACCCGCTGAAGCGCTACAAGGAGAAGCGCAACTTCGGCCTCACGCCCGAGCCGGAAGAGGGCGGCGCATCGGCACCCGGCACACTGCAGTTCGTCGTGCAGAAGCATTGGGCGAGCCGCCTGCACTACGACTTCCGTATCGAGCTCGACGGTGCGATGAAGAGCTGGGCGGTGCCCAAGGGACCGAGCTACGACACGCACGACAAGCGCATGGCCGTGCACGTCGAGGACCATCCGATCTCCTACAACCAGTTCGAGGGCGTGATACCGCCCAAACAGTACGGCGCGGGCAAGGTGATCATCTGGGACAAGGGAACCTGGACGCCCATCGGCGATGCGCGCAAGGGCTACAAGGCCGGGAACCTCAAGTTCGAGCTGCACGGCTACAAGCTGCGCGGCAGATGGGCGCTGGTGCGCATGCACGGCAACAAGGACGACAAGCAGGACGCGTGGCTGTTGATCAAGGAGCACGACGACTACGCCCGGCCGGCCGCCGAATTCAGCGTGGTCGACCAGTTTCCGGACAGCGTGGCGGAGATGCCGATGCCCACGCTGGCTGGCGCGGCATCTGCGCCCGCGCCCGCCACGGCGCCTTCGCGGGCCAAGCGCGGCAAGGCGCCCGGCGGCGGCATGCCCGCCGACGCCGTGAAGGCCGCCACGCCCGCCAAGCTGTCGCCGCTGCTCGCGACGCTGGTCGACGGTCCGCCGCCCGATCCCGGGAACTGGCTCTACGAGATCAAGTTCGACGGCTACCGCCTGCTCGCCCGCATCGATGAAAAAAAAGACGTGCAGCTCATCACGCGCAACGGGCACGACTGGAGCAGCCGCATGCCGCAGCTGGTGCGCGCCATCAAGGGCATGAAGCTCAAGCCCGGATGGCTCGACGGCGAGATCGTGGTGCTCAACGACGCCGGAAGCACCGACTTCCAGGCGCTGCAGAACGCTTTCGACAAGGAGAAGACCAGCAACATCGTCTACTTTCTTTTCGACTTGCCGTACTACGACGGCTACGACCTCACCGGCGTGCCGCTCGTCGAGCGCCGGGCCCTGCTGCAGACGCTGCTTGCCAAGGCGCCGCCTGAAATCCGCTTCAGCGAAATCTTCGATGCGCCGCCCGAAGACATCGTGGCTTCGGCCTGCAAGATCGGGCTCGAGGGCGTCATCGGAAAGCGCAAGAGCAGCACCTATGCGTCGCGGCGCTCGCCCGACTGGATCAAGCTCAAGTGCTCGCGGCGGCAGGAGTTCGTCATCGGCGGCTATACCGATCCCAAGGGCTCGCGCGTGGGCATCGGCGCGCTGCTGATCGGCGTGCACGACGAAAAGGGCGACCTCATTTACTCCGGCGCGGTAGGCGCGGGATTCAACGGCCGCACGCTCAACGAGATGCTCGAACGGTTGAAACCGCTCGGCACCGACGAGCGGCCGTTCAAGAACCCGACCGAGAACGACCGCCGCGCGCACTGGGTCAAGCCGGTGCTGCTGGCCGAAGTCACTTTTTCGGAATGGACAAAGGACGGCCATGTGCGGCACCCGGTGTTCCACAGCGTGCGCACGGACAAGCCCGCAAAGGCCATCGTTCGCGAGAAGCCGGTTCACCAAGCGGCGGCGAAGCGCAAGGCCGAGGCCCCACCCGAACCCGAAGCCGGCGCCACGATGCCCGCCAACTTCAAGGTCTCGCATGCCGACCGCGTGGTCGATCCGACCACCGGCATCACGAAGGTCGAGGTGGTGCGCTTCTACGGCCTTGTCGCACCGCTGATGATGGAGCACCTGAAAGGCCGGCCCGTGTCCTTCGTGCGCGCGCCGCAAGGCATCCAGGGCCAGCTGTTCTTCCAGAAGCATCTCGAGCTCGGCCAGATGGCCGGCGTGCGGCAGCTCGACGCGGCGCTGTGGCCGAAGCATCCCGAACTGATCGAAGTGGCCAACCCGCTCGGGCTGCTGAGCGCGGCGCAGATGAACGTCATCGAACTCCACACCTGGAACGGCGTGAAGACGCTGATCGGCAAGCCCGACCGCATGACCTTCGACCTCGACCCGGGCGAGGGTGTCGGTTGGCCCATGGTGCTGCAGGCGGCGGAGCTGATGCGCGTGGTTCTCGAAGAACTCGGCCTGCCTGCTTTCTGCAAGACCAGCGGCGGCAAAGGCCTCCACGTGGTGGTGCCGCTGAAGCGGCAGTACGACTGGGACACGGTCAAGGATTTTTCGCAAGCCATCGTGCGCCACATGGCGCGCACCGTGCCGCAGATGTTCGTGGCCAAAAGCGGGCCGAGCAATCGCGTCGGCCGCATCTTCATCGACTACCTGCGCAATGGGTTTGGCGCCACCACGGTGTGCGCCTGGTCGGTGCGTGCCCGTCCGGGCATGGGTGTGTCGGTGCCTGTGGAGTGGCCGGAGGTTCCGTCGCTCACGAGCGGCGCGCAGTGGACCTTGAGGAACATCCATGCCCGGCTCGATCGCGGCAACGAGCCGTGGGCCGGCTATGCAAAGGCCGCCATCAGCCCGGGTGCCGCGATGAAGCGGCTGGGCTTCGAGGCCGGCGCCGCGAAGCTCAGAGTTCGATGA
- a CDS encoding lysylphosphatidylglycerol synthase domain-containing protein, whose protein sequence is MNHDATTLSTAGTSAARPSLWQRCRRWVLPLLGLTVLGLLLSHAHKVDWAGAWQALQRYPATLLLGGLGLATASHALYGCFDLIGRRHTRHRVPRWRTWAIAVTSYAFNLNLGSLVGGIALRARLYARAGLDEAAVAQIVGISLATNWLGYGLLAGGLFAAGAITPPRQAHLGEGALRALGVLMILLAAAYVVACAFSRGRQWQVRGRRLKLPSAQLALVQLTLSTANWALMGCTMYLLLGRQVPYATTLGVLLAASIVGVITPIPAGLGVLEAVYLALLSGSVRQGTLMGAVLAYRALYYLLPLGGGIVLYLLLERYAASHPRDSGADTPWCAQTR, encoded by the coding sequence ATGAACCACGACGCAACCACTCTTTCGACGGCAGGCACGTCGGCCGCCCGGCCTTCGCTTTGGCAGCGCTGCCGCCGGTGGGTGCTGCCGCTGCTGGGGCTCACGGTGCTGGGCCTCTTGCTGTCGCACGCGCACAAGGTCGACTGGGCGGGCGCATGGCAAGCCCTGCAGCGCTACCCCGCGACGCTGTTGCTCGGAGGGCTGGGGCTCGCAACGGCGAGCCATGCGCTCTACGGTTGCTTCGACCTGATCGGCAGGCGGCACACGCGCCACCGGGTGCCGCGCTGGCGCACCTGGGCCATCGCGGTCACCAGCTATGCGTTCAACCTCAACCTGGGCTCGCTGGTCGGTGGCATCGCGCTGCGGGCGCGGCTCTATGCGCGGGCCGGGCTGGACGAGGCCGCCGTGGCACAGATCGTCGGCATCAGCCTGGCGACCAACTGGCTCGGCTACGGGCTCCTGGCGGGCGGGCTGTTCGCGGCCGGCGCCATCACGCCGCCGCGCCAGGCGCACCTGGGCGAGGGTGCGCTGCGCGCTCTCGGCGTGCTGATGATTCTTCTTGCGGCAGCCTACGTGGTCGCGTGTGCTTTTTCGCGTGGGCGGCAGTGGCAGGTGAGGGGGCGGCGGCTGAAGCTCCCTTCCGCGCAACTCGCGCTTGTCCAGCTCACGCTTTCCACCGCCAACTGGGCGCTGATGGGCTGCACCATGTACCTGCTGCTGGGCCGGCAGGTACCGTATGCGACCACGCTGGGCGTTCTGCTCGCTGCTTCCATCGTCGGGGTGATCACGCCCATTCCGGCCGGGCTCGGCGTGCTGGAAGCCGTGTACCTGGCGCTGCTCTCGGGCAGCGTGCGCCAAGGCACGTTGATGGGGGCGGTGCTGGCATACCGCGCGCTCTATTACCTGTTGCCGCTGGGCGGCGGCATCGTGCTGTACCTGCTGCTCGAACGCTACGCAGCAAGCCATCCGCGGGATTCGGGAGCCGACACGCCATGGTGCGCGCAAACCCGCTGA
- a CDS encoding hybrid sensor histidine kinase/response regulator, which produces MSAAPAPVEQRILLRTATSRDAFMANAVLARAEITTQSCANLCELVRGLQEGAGAIMLAEEVLADPAAGALTEVLGSQPPWSDVPVLILARQGADSNVITEAMDRLANVTVIERPMRVASLISTVRTALRARNRQYQLRDLLDGLRESDQRKTEFLATLAHELRNPLAPMSTALTLLMRKQHDASEARRYYELMGRQIDHMVRLVNDLMEVSRITRGKIELRMEAVALESVIKDAIELSRPLLEGSKHDLAMELCDEPLVVRGDGVRLTQVFSNLLNNAAKYTAPGGKIRIVLRKEGRRAVVEVWDNGTGIAPEMLKSIFEMFVQVSGTSKAAQGGLGIGLTLVKSLVELHGGSVEAISAGLGRGAMFCVRLPLTRIDAGVPTPQAPAVRGWPASLPNTVLIVDDNRDAADALSDLLRSLGASTRVAYSGDAALRMVADGPPPGLAILDIGMPGMDGCELAIKLRANPALSGLILVALTGWGQQGDKERIAMAGFDHHLLKPLDLAALISML; this is translated from the coding sequence GTGAGCGCAGCACCGGCACCCGTCGAGCAGCGCATCCTGTTGCGAACCGCGACCTCCAGGGACGCCTTCATGGCCAACGCCGTATTGGCACGCGCGGAGATCACCACGCAGTCCTGCGCGAACCTGTGCGAGCTGGTCCGGGGGCTGCAGGAAGGCGCGGGCGCGATCATGCTGGCGGAAGAGGTGCTGGCCGATCCGGCCGCTGGCGCGCTGACCGAAGTGCTGGGCTCGCAGCCGCCCTGGTCCGACGTGCCGGTGCTCATCCTGGCGCGACAGGGCGCCGACTCGAACGTCATCACCGAGGCCATGGACAGGCTCGCGAACGTCACCGTCATCGAACGGCCGATGCGGGTGGCTTCGCTCATCAGCACCGTGCGCACGGCGCTGCGCGCACGCAACCGGCAATACCAGTTGCGCGACCTGCTCGACGGGCTGCGCGAATCCGACCAGCGAAAGACGGAGTTCCTTGCAACGCTGGCGCACGAACTGCGCAATCCGCTCGCGCCGATGAGCACCGCGCTCACCCTGCTGATGCGCAAGCAGCACGACGCCTCGGAGGCCAGGCGCTACTACGAACTCATGGGCCGGCAGATCGACCACATGGTGCGGCTCGTGAACGACCTGATGGAGGTCTCGCGCATCACGCGCGGCAAGATCGAACTGCGCATGGAGGCCGTTGCGCTCGAGTCGGTCATCAAGGACGCCATCGAACTGAGTCGGCCCTTGCTCGAAGGATCGAAGCACGACCTGGCCATGGAACTGTGCGATGAGCCGCTGGTGGTGCGGGGCGACGGCGTTCGCTTGACGCAGGTCTTTTCCAATCTGCTCAACAACGCCGCCAAGTACACGGCTCCCGGCGGCAAGATCAGGATCGTTCTGCGCAAAGAGGGTCGCCGCGCGGTGGTCGAGGTCTGGGACAACGGCACCGGCATTGCGCCTGAAATGCTCAAGTCGATTTTCGAGATGTTCGTTCAGGTCAGCGGCACTTCCAAGGCGGCCCAGGGCGGGCTCGGCATCGGGCTGACGCTGGTGAAGAGCCTGGTCGAACTTCACGGCGGCAGCGTAGAGGCAATCAGCGCAGGCCTCGGCCGGGGCGCGATGTTCTGCGTGCGCCTGCCGCTCACGCGGATCGACGCCGGCGTACCCACACCGCAGGCGCCGGCCGTCCGCGGTTGGCCGGCGTCCCTGCCGAACACGGTTCTGATCGTGGACGACAACAGGGACGCGGCCGATGCATTGAGCGACCTGCTGCGATCGCTGGGCGCGTCGACCCGCGTGGCCTACAGCGGCGATGCCGCGCTGCGCATGGTGGCCGACGGGCCGCCGCCCGGCCTTGCGATCCTGGACATCGGGATGCCGGGCATGGACGGCTGCGAACTGGCGATCAAGCTGCGCGCGAACCCCGCCCTCTCGGGATTGATCCTGGTCGCATTGACGGGCTGGGGCCAGCAGGGCGACAAGGAACGCATTGCCATGGCGGGGTTCGACCACCACCTGCTCAAGCCGCTCGACCTCGCGGCGCTCATCTCGATGCTGTAG
- a CDS encoding ATPase domain-containing protein, with protein sequence MKLDGTAGPAMQESLMKVGVPGLDDVLGGGLMSNRLYLVEGTPGAGKTTIALQFLIEGARRGESVLYVTLSETSHELKGVANSHGWDLSGIEVREMLPSEAALEPDEQYTMFHPSEVELSETTLRILSDVDVIKPSRVVFDSLSELRLLAGSSLRYRRQILALKQFFSGRQCTVLLLDDMTAMKHDLQVQSIAHAVLRLEQISSDYGTARRRLVVSKYRGQQFRGGYHDYRIERGGLRVFPRLVAAEHSAALTQVRIPSGIESLDALLGGGIERGTSTLFVGAPGTGKSTVAVQFALAAAQRGECAALFVFDESIHTLRTRCDSMGMNLGMHIDAGRIKVRQVDPAELSPGEFVHLIRLAVVESGAAVVVIDSLNGYLNAMPDERFLIAQLHELLSYLGQAGVATLLVGAQHGLIGMQMQTPVDASYLADAVVLLRYFELDGEVRQAISVLKKRGGAHERTIRDFSMTATGLQVGEPLRNFRGILTGIPIPIDGVQPAS encoded by the coding sequence ATGAAACTCGACGGCACGGCCGGACCGGCCATGCAGGAAAGCCTGATGAAGGTCGGCGTCCCCGGCCTCGACGATGTTCTGGGAGGCGGCCTCATGTCCAACCGCCTCTACCTGGTCGAGGGCACCCCTGGCGCGGGCAAGACCACCATCGCGCTGCAATTCCTGATCGAAGGCGCAAGGCGCGGCGAATCGGTGCTGTATGTCACCTTGTCGGAAACATCGCACGAACTCAAGGGTGTCGCGAATTCCCACGGATGGGACTTGAGCGGCATCGAAGTGCGCGAAATGCTTCCGTCGGAAGCCGCGCTGGAGCCCGACGAGCAGTACACGATGTTCCATCCGTCCGAGGTCGAGCTCAGCGAAACGACCTTGAGGATCCTGTCGGATGTCGATGTGATCAAGCCGTCGCGGGTGGTGTTCGATTCGCTGTCCGAGCTGCGCCTGCTGGCCGGCAGCTCCTTGCGCTACAGGCGGCAGATTCTGGCGCTCAAGCAGTTTTTCTCGGGCCGCCAATGCACCGTGCTGCTGCTGGACGACATGACCGCCATGAAGCACGACCTTCAGGTGCAAAGCATCGCCCACGCGGTGTTGCGGCTGGAGCAGATCAGTTCCGACTACGGCACCGCGCGGCGCCGTCTGGTGGTCAGCAAATACCGCGGCCAGCAGTTTCGCGGCGGCTATCACGACTACCGGATCGAGCGGGGCGGCTTGCGCGTGTTTCCTCGCCTGGTGGCGGCCGAGCATTCGGCAGCGCTCACGCAGGTGCGGATTCCCAGCGGCATCGAGTCGCTCGACGCCTTGCTGGGCGGCGGCATCGAGCGGGGAACGAGCACGCTGTTCGTCGGCGCGCCGGGTACCGGAAAGTCGACGGTGGCGGTCCAGTTCGCGCTTGCCGCCGCGCAGCGCGGCGAGTGCGCGGCGCTCTTCGTCTTCGACGAGAGCATTCACACCTTGCGCACGCGCTGCGACAGCATGGGGATGAACCTGGGAATGCACATCGATGCCGGCCGCATCAAGGTGCGGCAGGTCGACCCCGCCGAGTTGTCGCCCGGCGAGTTCGTGCACCTGATCCGGCTGGCGGTGGTGGAGTCCGGTGCGGCGGTCGTGGTGATCGACAGCCTGAACGGCTACCTCAACGCCATGCCCGACGAGCGCTTTCTGATCGCGCAGCTCCACGAACTGCTCTCCTATCTGGGGCAAGCGGGTGTTGCCACGCTGCTGGTGGGCGCGCAGCACGGGCTCATCGGCATGCAGATGCAGACACCCGTGGATGCGAGCTACCTGGCCGATGCCGTGGTGCTGCTGCGCTACTTCGAACTCGACGGCGAAGTGCGCCAGGCCATCTCGGTGCTGAAGAAGCGCGGCGGCGCGCACGAGCGGACCATCCGCGATTTCTCCATGACCGCCACGGGCCTCCAGGTCGGCGAGCCGCTGCGCAACTTCCGAGGCATCCTGACGGGCATTCCGATTCCCATCGACGGCGTGCAGCCCGCATCGTGA
- a CDS encoding cation diffusion facilitator family transporter yields the protein MAESKVAIYGAIAANVAIAATKFVVAGITGSSAMLSEGIHSAVDTFNGVLLLVGIRLSQRPATAEHPFGHGKELYFWSLIVAVLIFGLGGGVSFYEGIQHIRKPEPMRDPTWNYVVLALAALFEGTSFFIALRQFRAQSRGAPFWLALERSKDPTTYTVLAEDSAALIGLAVAALGIYLSHRFDLPALDGAASVVIGLLLAGVAVLLIAQARGLLIGEGIRPETARAIRSLAMEQPSVRDVGRVLSMYIGPNEVLAIVDVNFKEGTATGEAADAISAIEQRVRGRFPMIRRLFIEASEAPVEAIAEA from the coding sequence ATGGCTGAGTCGAAGGTTGCCATCTACGGCGCCATCGCCGCCAATGTCGCCATTGCCGCGACCAAGTTCGTCGTGGCCGGCATCACCGGCAGTTCGGCCATGCTGTCGGAAGGCATCCACTCGGCGGTCGATACTTTCAACGGTGTCTTGCTGCTGGTGGGAATCAGGCTGAGCCAGCGGCCCGCGACCGCCGAGCACCCGTTCGGCCATGGCAAGGAGCTGTACTTCTGGAGCCTGATCGTCGCGGTGCTCATCTTCGGGCTGGGCGGCGGCGTGTCGTTCTACGAAGGCATTCAGCACATCCGCAAGCCGGAGCCCATGCGGGACCCGACCTGGAACTACGTCGTGCTGGCCTTGGCCGCGCTGTTCGAAGGCACCAGCTTTTTCATCGCGCTGCGGCAGTTCCGGGCCCAATCCCGAGGCGCGCCCTTCTGGCTGGCACTCGAACGCAGCAAGGACCCGACCACCTACACCGTGCTGGCCGAGGATTCGGCGGCGCTGATCGGGCTGGCCGTGGCGGCGCTGGGCATCTATCTGAGCCACCGCTTCGACCTGCCGGCGCTCGACGGCGCCGCGTCGGTGGTGATCGGGCTGCTGCTGGCCGGCGTCGCGGTGCTGCTGATCGCGCAGGCGCGCGGGCTTCTCATCGGCGAGGGCATTCGCCCCGAAACGGCGCGCGCCATCCGGAGCCTGGCCATGGAACAGCCCAGCGTGCGCGACGTCGGGCGCGTGCTCTCGATGTACATCGGCCCCAACGAGGTGCTGGCCATCGTCGATGTGAACTTCAAGGAGGGCACGGCCACCGGCGAGGCCGCCGATGCCATCTCCGCGATCGAGCAGCGGGTGCGCGGGCGCTTCCCCATGATCAGGCGGCTCTTCATCGAGGCAAGCGAAGCCCCCGTGGAGGCGATTGCAGAAGCTTGA
- a CDS encoding DUF3606 domain-containing protein — translation MPDDMEIRVPQDDEQIDITDLKEVDYWTKWFGVSETRLRMAVASAGTIKDDLRVYLGLP, via the coding sequence ATGCCGGACGATATGGAGATTCGCGTCCCACAGGACGACGAGCAGATCGACATCACAGACCTGAAAGAGGTCGACTACTGGACAAAATGGTTCGGCGTGAGCGAGACCCGGCTGCGCATGGCGGTCGCGTCCGCGGGCACGATCAAGGACGATCTGCGGGTCTACCTTGGGCTTCCCTGA
- a CDS encoding oxidoreductase encodes MSSSSVVVVTGASSGIGRVTAEMFVARGCRVFGTARDVRKAPALPGVEFVEMDVREEGSVQAGIESVIQKATRIDVLVNNAGMMMIGAVEETATEEAATLFDTNVLGMLRVTRAVLPYMRSQHRGRIVNISSVLGVLPAPYMGMYAATKHAVEGLSESLDHEVRQFGIRATLVQPAFTRTNLDLNAPRVKARIADYDRERDVVALAVAESVSKAPEPQGVANTIVEAALGPWRMRCTPPGEASLLTKLRRFLPAGPVDASLRKKLGLA; translated from the coding sequence ATGTCGAGTTCATCAGTTGTCGTCGTGACCGGCGCGTCCTCGGGCATCGGGCGCGTGACCGCGGAAATGTTCGTCGCACGAGGCTGCCGGGTGTTCGGCACCGCACGCGACGTGCGCAAGGCGCCCGCGCTGCCCGGTGTCGAATTCGTCGAAATGGACGTCCGGGAAGAAGGCTCGGTTCAGGCGGGCATCGAATCCGTCATCCAAAAGGCGACGCGCATCGATGTGCTGGTCAACAACGCGGGAATGATGATGATCGGCGCGGTCGAGGAAACCGCCACGGAAGAGGCCGCCACCTTGTTCGACACCAACGTACTCGGCATGCTTCGCGTGACGCGCGCCGTGCTCCCGTACATGCGTTCGCAGCATCGCGGGCGGATCGTCAACATCAGCTCGGTGCTCGGTGTGCTGCCGGCGCCATACATGGGCATGTACGCGGCCACCAAGCATGCGGTGGAGGGGCTCTCCGAATCGCTGGATCACGAGGTGCGCCAGTTCGGCATTCGGGCGACGCTGGTGCAGCCGGCGTTCACCCGCACCAACCTCGACCTCAATGCGCCGCGCGTCAAGGCTCGGATCGCGGACTACGACCGTGAACGGGACGTGGTGGCGCTCGCCGTGGCCGAGAGCGTGAGCAAAGCGCCCGAGCCGCAAGGCGTGGCAAACACCATCGTCGAAGCGGCGCTCGGTCCGTGGCGCATGCGCTGTACGCCGCCCGGGGAGGCTTCTCTGTTGACGAAATTGCGCCGCTTCCTGCCCGCGGGGCCGGTGGACGCGAGCCTGCGAAAGAAACTCGGGCTCGCCTGA